Proteins from one Mucilaginibacter jinjuensis genomic window:
- a CDS encoding RDD family protein: MPQTYIMVISGKPEGPFSITELKAKGLKPTDFVKTEAMIDYKEAHEILELREILGFAKPPVIPQYFGSFDQRLLASIIDWLIVTGVFVVPTLLIVLISPVKMLNMILSGSLLVVIPVAYLIYHIVMESGPKQATHGKQILKIKVTDMQGYPISTGTAIGRNFAKVFSVLTLCVGYMLNFFNKRQQCLHDMVAGTLVVKDRLV, translated from the coding sequence ATGCCACAAACATACATCATGGTTATCAGCGGTAAACCCGAAGGCCCTTTCAGCATCACCGAGCTGAAAGCCAAGGGACTTAAACCTACAGACTTCGTGAAAACCGAGGCCATGATAGATTACAAGGAAGCACACGAGATCCTCGAACTTCGCGAAATCCTCGGCTTTGCCAAACCGCCGGTCATCCCGCAATACTTTGGTAGTTTTGATCAGCGCTTGTTAGCATCAATAATCGACTGGCTGATTGTTACCGGCGTGTTTGTTGTACCTACTTTATTGATCGTTCTGATATCACCGGTTAAAATGCTCAACATGATCTTAAGTGGAAGCCTATTGGTTGTAATTCCCGTAGCTTATCTCATCTACCACATTGTAATGGAGAGCGGCCCTAAGCAGGCTACCCATGGCAAACAGATCTTAAAAATTAAGGTAACGGATATGCAAGGCTATCCTATTAGTACCGGCACGGCCATTGGCAGAAACTTCGCTAAGGTATTTTCTGTATTGACTTTATGCGTAGGTTACATGCTTAACTTCTTCAACAAAAGGCAGCAGTGCTTGCATGATATGGTGGCGGGAACTTTGGTGGTGAAGGATAGATTGGTATAG
- a CDS encoding TldD/PmbA family protein encodes MAILSEEEARSLMKKALSYSKADECEINLNGSDSANIRYARNSVSTSGAIGQTSLVVSSAFGKKLGVATINEYDDASLEKVVRRSEELAQLAPENPEFMPFLGPQTYAPQNPKMYDQKTAEMSPKLRTDMVAQSLQVAKDNKLTAAGFLQNTGSFAAMMNSHGLFAYNTASDINFSVTLRSEDGKGSGYASRDYEDYTKMDTLNLTKVAAQKATASVTAKAIEPGKYTVILEPSAGIVLLEQLYGGLDARSADEGRSFLSKPGGGTKLGDKLVDERVTIYSDPQNPDLPSSSWNGDGRPQERVNWIEKGVIKNLSYSRYWAQKKGVKAVPGPDAITMMGGDQSLEDLIKGTERGILVTRLWYIRPVDPQTLLYTGLTRDGTFYIENGQIKFPVKNFRFNESPIIMLNNLEALGRPERAVSGESFQSAMIPPMKIRDFTFSSLSDAV; translated from the coding sequence ATGGCTATATTAAGTGAAGAAGAAGCGCGCTCGCTCATGAAAAAAGCGCTCAGCTACTCTAAAGCCGATGAGTGTGAGATTAACCTTAACGGTTCGGATAGCGCCAATATTCGTTATGCACGTAACTCGGTATCAACCAGCGGCGCCATTGGGCAAACCAGCTTGGTGGTATCATCAGCATTCGGCAAAAAATTAGGTGTAGCAACTATCAATGAGTATGACGATGCCTCGTTAGAGAAAGTAGTACGCCGCTCTGAAGAACTGGCGCAACTGGCACCAGAGAACCCGGAGTTTATGCCGTTTTTAGGACCACAGACCTACGCGCCGCAAAACCCTAAAATGTACGATCAAAAAACGGCTGAAATGTCGCCTAAACTGCGTACAGACATGGTTGCACAAAGTTTACAGGTGGCTAAAGATAATAAGCTCACCGCAGCCGGCTTTTTGCAAAATACAGGCAGTTTTGCCGCCATGATGAATTCGCATGGTTTATTTGCCTATAACACAGCCAGCGATATTAATTTTTCGGTAACCCTGCGCAGCGAAGACGGTAAAGGTTCGGGCTATGCCTCGAGAGATTACGAGGATTATACCAAAATGGATACCTTAAACCTTACCAAAGTGGCTGCTCAAAAAGCAACTGCTTCTGTAACGGCTAAAGCAATTGAACCGGGTAAGTACACCGTAATTTTAGAACCATCTGCAGGTATTGTATTGTTAGAGCAATTATACGGCGGCCTTGATGCACGTAGTGCCGATGAAGGCCGCAGCTTTTTAAGTAAACCAGGTGGTGGCACCAAATTAGGCGATAAACTGGTTGACGAACGCGTAACCATTTACTCTGACCCGCAAAATCCCGACCTGCCAAGCAGCAGTTGGAATGGTGATGGCCGCCCACAGGAGCGTGTTAACTGGATTGAGAAAGGTGTGATTAAAAACTTATCATACTCACGTTACTGGGCACAGAAAAAAGGTGTTAAGGCAGTACCCGGCCCGGATGCTATTACAATGATGGGTGGCGACCAATCATTGGAAGACCTGATTAAAGGAACAGAAAGAGGTATCCTGGTTACCCGTTTATGGTACATTCGCCCGGTTGACCCGCAAACCTTACTGTACACTGGCTTAACCCGTGATGGTACTTTTTACATTGAGAACGGTCAGATCAAGTTCCCGGTTAAAAACTTCCGTTTCAACGAAAGCCCGATCATTATGCTCAACAACCTGGAAGCCCTTGGCCGCCCGGAACGTGCAGTAAGCGGCGAATCATTCCAAAGCGCAATGATCCCACCAATGAAGATCAGGGACTTTACATTCAGCTCTTTATCAGACGCTGTATAG
- a CDS encoding TldD/PmbA family protein yields the protein MNRKNFLYLTGMGIGGAMLKGIPVIGSPISAEAAMQGGIDVALKKRMADVALNAARSKGATYTDVRIGRYLRQFVVTREEKVQNVVNTESYGMGIRVLANGCWGFAATDKMDNDSIAKAAAAAVAIAKENARIQTEPVQLAPQKGYGEVNWKTPIEKNAFEVPIKDKVDLLLKVNDTAMKAGANYITSIIFSVNEQKYFASTDGSYIDQDVHRIWPTFFATHVDAKSGKFETRNALSSPRGMGYEYLIPKAADKITNMPTTLYRNSYDMIEDAGFAGKQGAEKMAAKSVEAGKYDLILDPSNLWLTIHESVGHPSELDRVLGYEANFAGTSFLTLDKWKSGKFNFGSKNVNILADKLQPGSLGAVGYDDEGVKCGQWDIIKDGILVNYQTIRDQAHIIGLNASQGCCYADGWSDVQFQRMPNISLQPGKAPLTPTELIKNVEKGIYIVGDSSFSIDQQRYNFQFSGQLYYEVKNGKIVGMLNDVAYQSNTQEFWNSCVAVCDKSDYRLGGSFFDGKGQPEQVSAVSHGSSTARFNGVNIINTARKI from the coding sequence TTGAACAGAAAAAATTTCCTTTATCTAACAGGCATGGGCATCGGGGGTGCTATGCTCAAAGGGATACCAGTTATCGGTTCGCCCATATCTGCCGAGGCAGCTATGCAGGGTGGTATCGATGTTGCCCTAAAAAAACGCATGGCCGATGTTGCGCTTAATGCCGCACGGTCAAAAGGCGCAACGTATACAGATGTACGTATTGGCCGCTACCTACGCCAGTTTGTGGTAACCCGCGAAGAGAAAGTACAAAACGTAGTAAATACCGAAAGCTATGGCATGGGGATCCGTGTGCTGGCCAACGGTTGCTGGGGCTTTGCTGCTACCGACAAAATGGATAACGACAGCATTGCCAAAGCAGCAGCAGCTGCGGTAGCTATTGCCAAAGAGAATGCACGCATCCAGACAGAACCTGTGCAATTAGCCCCTCAAAAGGGTTATGGCGAGGTAAACTGGAAAACACCTATCGAAAAAAATGCTTTCGAAGTACCTATTAAAGATAAAGTTGACTTGTTATTGAAGGTAAATGACACCGCCATGAAAGCCGGTGCCAATTATATTACCTCCATTATTTTTTCTGTTAACGAGCAAAAATATTTTGCATCAACCGATGGTTCATACATAGACCAGGATGTACACCGTATCTGGCCTACATTTTTTGCAACCCATGTTGATGCTAAATCTGGCAAATTTGAAACCCGTAATGCATTAAGTTCGCCGCGTGGTATGGGGTATGAATACCTGATACCTAAAGCAGCTGATAAAATTACAAACATGCCAACCACGTTATATCGTAATAGCTACGATATGATAGAGGATGCCGGTTTTGCAGGTAAACAGGGTGCCGAGAAAATGGCTGCCAAATCTGTAGAAGCAGGTAAATACGATCTGATCCTCGATCCATCAAACCTTTGGTTAACCATCCACGAATCTGTTGGTCACCCTTCAGAGCTCGACCGTGTGCTGGGTTACGAGGCCAACTTTGCCGGTACCAGTTTCCTTACTCTGGATAAATGGAAATCGGGCAAATTTAACTTCGGTAGCAAAAACGTAAACATTTTGGCTGATAAACTGCAACCGGGCTCGCTTGGTGCCGTTGGTTATGACGACGAAGGTGTTAAATGTGGCCAGTGGGATATTATTAAAGATGGTATTTTGGTTAATTACCAAACCATTCGTGATCAGGCCCACATTATCGGGCTTAATGCTTCACAAGGCTGCTGTTATGCTGATGGATGGAGCGATGTGCAGTTCCAGCGCATGCCGAATATTTCGCTGCAGCCGGGCAAAGCACCGCTTACCCCAACAGAACTGATTAAAAACGTAGAAAAAGGTATCTACATTGTTGGTGATAGCTCATTCTCTATCGATCAGCAACGTTATAACTTCCAGTTCAGCGGTCAGCTTTACTACGAGGTTAAAAACGGTAAGATAGTAGGTATGCTTAACGATGTGGCTTACCAGTCAAACACCCAGGAGTTCTGGAACTCGTGCGTGGCCGTTTGCGATAAGAGCGATTACCGTTTAGGTGGCTCATTCTTCGACGGTAAAGGCCAGCCAGAGCAGGTAAGCGCCGTATCTCACGGATCATCAACCGCACGATTTAATGGAGTTAACATCATCAACACAGCAAGAAAAATCTAA